A window of Pseudochaenichthys georgianus chromosome 19, fPseGeo1.2, whole genome shotgun sequence genomic DNA:
AGTTCCTCTCTGCCCCCCCTCCTCTGTGACAGTCTGTTCCTTAGAGAGAGTACAGTACATATGCTAGTGATGGGCTAATATGGATTGCGCTCAGCGATTAAAAGCAAGCAAATGCATACACGACCACCGTTACCGACCTCCCCCTTCCTCCTGCATACGTTTGTGTTGTTTCTTTTTACCCACAATGCATTTTTATTCCGCCACTTCTGCACTAAAAATGCCTGTTAAGTTCTAAACTAAGGGTGCACTTTATGTATTTTACTTACTTTGTTGTTATGATTGTTGAATTCGGAGAAAAGCGGGCGTGTGATCAGGCTGACCTCTGACCAGTGAGACTATCATagacaataataatattataataattattatatgATTTACAAAGCAGTGATGAATGACAACATGAAGAGCAGCCAATGTTTTTAAACTGGTGAAGATGTATAGACTTTCTAGCACAAGTTGTATATACTGACTCCTCTCGGGTTTGTGGGTGAAGCAGGTTTGTTTCAAGAGGCAAATCATATTTAAGAATCATAAAGGAAATATCCATTAAAGTCTCTAACTAAGCCAGTCTAATCCACTGGTCTTGCACACATCTTGAAATAAGGTCAAATCTACTgcaacaaaaaagaaaatatgacTGAAGTTTCAGCGCCCAGAAAACTCCATATTTGGAGTTTAGGTGGTGGAAAAAGTGGAATAATGAGAATATCCAAGTTATTTGTATATGTGGGAAAAGTTATAGACCATTTGTCTGtaacgttttattttggtttctCTGATAAAGAATATCTAAAGAGGTTTCACCGGAGAGATGCCCTACTTATCTTTACAGAAATGAAGGTATAAACTGTATTATACTTAATTTAAGAATACTTCTAAGATGAGGGTGTATGGTTTGAAGCTGTCTATGTATATTAGTTTGCTGTAAATAGTCTTATGCATGTTATATTCTTTCCATGAGCTCGAGCAGAAACATGTATAGCGGTGTTCTGACCCTGGTGTGGTACGACGTCCGGATGAAGATAAGGAGACTGCTACTTGAACTGTCCTTATCATTTTCCTTCAACCCCACCAGACAAAAAGCAAACGGttccttttattttattttaatgtatttgcTTGCTGAGCAGAGTTCTCTTGTCTGTAAATGTGAGCTTTCAGATCGCTGTGATAAAAAGTttaattaaaaacaataaaaaagaaTGTGTTTTTATCTCATGATAACTGATTGTAATCTGTACAGTCAAACCTATGTaatggagaaaaaaaagaacatATTTATAAATGGTTACCAACTGAAACACGGCCTGCATGTCAGTCGTTTATTTTACTGAATAATTGTATACATACACAGATAATTTGGTGGATTTTGGTCCTCAAAACTAAATGTAACAGCAGTGTGACGACAGAGTACCAACCTTCTGTGCAATGCGACTCCCAGAAATACAGTATGTGTTATAGTGGTTCAATCATCTTTGACCTTTCAACCAAAGTAGCAGCACCTTTTTTGCCCAAATATGGTGTTTTTCCCCTGGATATGATCAATCTAAGTCTTAATGTTTAATTGTGCACAGATTGTTAACTTATACCTAACATTGTGGATTTTCAAAATATGATTAACTCCCTCAAGTGACGTAGGCTAATGGCTTGAGGCTATATTTGCCGTTGCTCGCATCGCACACCTGAATGTCTGAAGCAAACTGTTGGTGGTTgaattgcattgtgggtaatatatGCACCAGGTTTTGACAGGGACGGAGAGTGTAGAATAAACAAAGAAGGTATTTTAGATTCTGCTGCATTGTTATAGGAATGCATTGATAAACCCTGTTGACCTTTCTTAGGTAACATTAACAATTTCTAAATGTTCTTGAAGATCGTAAAGTCTCAATGATTGTAGGTTTGAAGTTTCTTGGCTGTTTTAACCATGTCTAGTATTTTCATGAACAATGGTCCTGACTTTCATGAAGAAAAACATTTTCTGATTCACCAGATATTTTCCTTCCTTGGCCTAATCTTTAAGTGCAAAGGATCAACAAGAGGTTTTTCTACAGCCTGGTAACCATCAAGAGCCAGACCCCGCCAAATTAGGTTTCAAAGtcaggtaacattttatttgagGCCTAATACCACCTTATCAACACTTATTATTGCTGTATATAGATTCACTGCAAATGTGAAGAGAATTCAAATCAGATTCAACCCCAAGAATAAAGTAAAATGAAAGCCAAGAATGAAGGAGCATGAAGTAACAACCTGAAGACTAATGCCATGTGAATTATAAGAGAACAAAAACTAATTTGGAGTATCTAACACAACCATGAATTTGAAAATAGACAGACATTAAAGGTGCCTCCAGAAACCTAGAAGGAATCTAAAGTCCTTATTGTAGTTTCTAGTCCTTCTTCTTTTTGTGCGTGAAAAGGTAAACCAGTCCGGGCACCAGCACTATGACAACCTGAGGCACAATGACGAATTTGATGAAGAACAGGCTATAGAAGAGGCCTTGAGGTTGCACCGGGAGGGGCAGACGGTTGACGTGGTACAGTCCCATGGAGGAAATGGCCAGAGACAGAGCCCGGGGGGCCCAGGGCAGAGACCACCCTCCAGGCTTCCAGTACTGGGCCAGCCCCAAACCCAGGAGGGCCCCGCAGTCTCGAGTCAGAGAGGAGAACGGGGCCGTGTCCAAACGGATCCACTCTGCACGGCTGCACCACTTCTTAGCCAAAGTAATAGACCTGTGGAATAGATAGAAACAAGAACAATGTACAGCTTCACCTCACAGAGCTTATTATACAATGATAAGACTCATCAATACACATACATGTTATAGAAAGACTCACCAGGAGAGGTCCACTCCCAGCTGCTGCAGTCCAGCATGCAGCAGCAGAGTGCCGAGCAGCAGGCCCATGCTGAAGCTGAAGAAGAACAGCAGGGGGCGACCTTCAGGTACTCTGCGGCTCAGGACCACCCCCAGAATGAAGCCTTACAAAAGAACTCAATAGGTTAAAATCTCCAAGGAAAATACCGTGTTTGTTCTTTACTTGTATGGAAGATTACCTCCATGGTATGCTGAAATCTAATGTTAGACAATAGATCTACGTTTAACCTAAAATATGTTTCCATTCCTTTAAAACTGGTCTGAAAAGTGGATTAGACTACAGTGGGAATTGTTACAAATCAAAGAGTCCGAGGTTTTATGGTAATTATGGACAGTTTTGAGTATTTCAGTGATAATTCCATATTTAGAGTGGGGTTGTAAAAGGTACTGTCAACAATATCCACATCACATCCGTATCCATAGTCAGTGTATTACCTACAGTAGATGGCCATCGGCACACCCCTGGTTTGAGAAACAGACAGAAGTCCGCTAAGCAACGTTCTGCTGAGCATGCATcaatgtttttatgtacaattataaagacagaggtggaggattttacacctaTGCCCTACACACAATCCATGTTCTAGCAGGTGCTTCAAACTGTGTTCAGACCTGTGATGGAGCCAGTGATGACCTGGTGAGGGAAGTGGGCGAGGATGAAGATCCTGGACATTCCAACGGCCACCAGCATCACCACATACAGCAGGTAGGGAGCAGCCGATAACACCACACTGGAGACGCACACATAACGGGATTCATTTGGGAAACAATAGCTCTGATGATCTCCACTTGTTTGATCTGTGcatcttttctttttgtttatCTGAAGTGGGCAAACCTGTGAGTCCGTGAGTGCAGGAAGGACCCCAGTGTGGACACCACGACCCACCAGACTGCTGCCGTCACCATTGCATGTCCCGACGGACTCCCTGAGAGACGGAGTTCAGCTTTAGAGCTCTGACTTTGCACTGAATTAAGTTTACGTTCTATGACTTATACAGAAATGAAAATATGTTGAATTGAATGACTGCTCACCTGGGCCTGTTTCACATGTTGAGGAAAACTGGAGAACGTTTGGTTCTCTGTTGACAAACAGACGTGATTCCCCTATCCACCAGAATGGCCTTTCTCCAAACAGCATCCTAGTAAAGAAATTAGTTCACAACACATTAAGTAGAATAATGCAATTTTATATCCATTTGGTCTGTTTTCACCAACTGTACCACATGGTGAAACAACATTACTTCAGTTAGTCTTTGTACTGTATATTAAAGATACTTTGTTTGTCCTAACATTGTTTATCCGACAATCATTTAATGCTTATTTGACTTTCAATTTTGAGTACCCTGTCCTTAAGTCCCATCTCATTCTGAACAGTTTACATCCTACAGTAACAGTTGTGcaaataatgtgttttttttttttaaagtatttatGATAGCTATTCGTAGTATGCTCTTGTGATCCGTTACCaatgttaaatatattttgtaattgtatctACTACAA
This region includes:
- the g6pc3 gene encoding glucose-6-phosphatase 3, giving the protein MEDIHTQGIWMAESLQKRTMSQEKIWLVITHIGDPKAAFLLVFPFAYFFSKRAGVAVLWVAAISEWLNLVFKWMLFGERPFWWIGESRLFVNREPNVLQFSSTCETGPGSPSGHAMVTAAVWWVVVSTLGSFLHSRTHSVVLSAAPYLLYVVMLVAVGMSRIFILAHFPHQVITGSITGFILGVVLSRRVPEGRPLLFFFSFSMGLLLGTLLLHAGLQQLGVDLSWSITLAKKWCSRAEWIRLDTAPFSSLTRDCGALLGLGLAQYWKPGGWSLPWAPRALSLAISSMGLYHVNRLPLPVQPQGLFYSLFFIKFVIVPQVVIVLVPGLVYLFTHKKKKD